The Dokdonella koreensis DS-123 genome has a segment encoding these proteins:
- the bioD gene encoding dethiobiotin synthase, producing MNACYLTGTDTGIGKTVASVALLNTLRGHGHRAVGMKPVASGCDRTAAGLRNADAEALLAASRPQPAYADVNPYAFEAPIAPHLAALDAGTPIVLAPIDAAFRRLAGQADRVVVEGVGGWMAPLSETLMQADLARALALPVVLVVGMRLGCINHALLTARAITADGCRLAGWIANRIDPAMERADDNIASLTGRLPAPLLGVLDRLDAPGPPAMLDPGFLR from the coding sequence ATGAACGCCTGCTATCTCACCGGCACCGACACCGGCATCGGCAAGACCGTCGCCAGCGTGGCGCTGCTGAACACGCTGCGCGGGCATGGCCACCGCGCCGTCGGCATGAAGCCGGTCGCCAGCGGCTGCGATCGGACCGCGGCGGGCCTGCGCAACGCCGATGCCGAGGCACTGCTGGCCGCGAGCCGGCCGCAGCCGGCCTATGCCGACGTCAATCCGTACGCGTTCGAGGCGCCGATCGCGCCGCACCTGGCGGCCCTGGATGCCGGGACGCCGATCGTCCTCGCGCCGATCGATGCGGCGTTCCGCCGGCTGGCCGGCCAGGCCGACCGCGTCGTGGTCGAAGGCGTCGGCGGCTGGATGGCGCCGCTGTCGGAGACCCTGATGCAGGCCGATCTCGCCCGCGCGCTGGCGCTGCCGGTGGTGCTGGTCGTCGGCATGCGCCTGGGCTGCATCAACCACGCCCTGCTGACGGCGCGCGCGATCACGGCGGACGGCTGTCGATTGGCCGGGTGGATCGCGAACCGGATCGACCCGGCGATGGAGCGCGCAGACGACAACATCGCCAGCCTGACCGGGCGTCTTCCGGCGCCGCTGCTGGGCGTGCTCGACCGCCTCGATGCACCTGGCCCTCCGGCGATGCTCGACCCGGGATTCCTGCGATGA
- a CDS encoding TMEM175 family protein: protein MPPPPTSTTTGLHAIAAPGRAAHSTRLEAFVDAAFAFALTLLVISVDTIPESIADLARALKDVPAFALSFAVIAMFWYQHVRWSRRYGTDGLPATLLSLALVFLVLVYVYPLKILFSSFMAAVSGGWLPSSTRIGTLDDLVVVYLVYGLGWSAMWLCITGLYLTVRRRGAASREEAGDVAGAIAVGAVAIGTGVISIALALLLPLHPTYAWIHGLPGLAYVLMNLAWPLSRRAARRAEDG, encoded by the coding sequence ATGCCCCCGCCTCCGACCTCGACGACGACCGGCCTGCACGCGATCGCCGCGCCCGGCCGCGCTGCGCACTCCACGCGGCTGGAGGCCTTCGTCGATGCGGCGTTCGCGTTCGCGCTGACGCTGCTGGTGATCTCGGTCGACACGATCCCGGAAAGCATCGCCGACCTGGCACGGGCGCTCAAGGACGTGCCGGCGTTCGCGCTGAGCTTCGCCGTGATCGCGATGTTCTGGTACCAGCACGTGCGTTGGAGCCGGCGCTACGGCACCGATGGGCTGCCCGCCACGCTGCTCAGCCTCGCGCTGGTCTTCCTGGTCCTGGTCTACGTCTATCCGCTCAAGATCCTGTTCTCGAGCTTCATGGCCGCCGTGTCCGGCGGCTGGCTGCCGTCCAGCACGCGCATCGGCACGCTCGACGACCTGGTCGTGGTCTACCTGGTCTATGGCCTGGGCTGGTCGGCGATGTGGCTGTGCATCACCGGCCTTTACCTGACGGTTCGCCGTCGCGGAGCGGCATCGCGCGAGGAGGCTGGCGATGTCGCCGGCGCCATCGCCGTCGGTGCCGTGGCGATCGGTACCGGCGTCATCTCGATCGCGCTGGCGCTGCTGTTGCCGCTGCACCCGACGTATGCGTGGATCCACGGCTTGCCGGGCCTGGCCTATGTGCTGATGAATCTCGCCTGGCCGCTGTCCCGGCGGGCCGCGCGTCGCGCGGAGGACGGTTGA
- a CDS encoding TMEM175 family protein, translating into MRWRARGAGAPSRDEDGFFHRGAEVTRIEAFVDAAFAFAITLMVISIDQIPDSIGALRQALKAIPSYAASFLLIALFWRGHADWSRRYGLDDRISQRLSLLLVFLVLIFIYPLRMVFDALFSWISGGWLPTTFTLEGVSDLRLMFAVFALAFGSMGLASGLLYLHAWRRREAIGLDALERDLTRHAMLRWAIIPLFSLASLALALWMPVIPGMPWTAALPGCIFFGLHGVQILMPIQQRRILARHGLGKR; encoded by the coding sequence ATGCGCTGGCGCGCGCGCGGCGCCGGCGCCCCGTCCCGCGACGAGGACGGATTCTTCCACCGGGGAGCCGAGGTCACCCGCATCGAGGCCTTCGTCGACGCCGCGTTCGCGTTCGCGATCACGTTGATGGTCATCTCGATCGACCAGATACCCGACAGCATCGGCGCGCTCCGGCAGGCGCTGAAGGCGATTCCCTCCTATGCGGCGAGCTTCCTGCTGATCGCGCTGTTCTGGCGCGGCCATGCGGACTGGAGCCGCCGCTACGGGCTGGACGACCGCATCAGCCAGCGCCTGAGCCTGCTGCTGGTGTTCCTGGTGCTGATCTTCATCTATCCGCTGCGGATGGTCTTCGACGCATTGTTCAGCTGGATCAGCGGTGGCTGGCTGCCGACCACGTTCACGCTGGAAGGCGTCTCGGACCTGCGGCTGATGTTCGCGGTGTTCGCGCTGGCGTTCGGCTCGATGGGGCTGGCCAGCGGCCTGCTCTATCTCCACGCGTGGCGCCGGCGCGAGGCGATCGGGCTGGATGCGCTGGAGCGTGACCTGACCCGGCACGCGATGCTGCGCTGGGCGATCATCCCGCTGTTCTCGCTCGCCTCGCTGGCACTGGCCCTCTGGATGCCGGTGATTCCCGGAATGCCCTGGACGGCGGCGTTGCCGGGCTGCATCTTCTTCGGCCTGCATGGCGTGCAGATCCTGATGCCGATCCAGCAGCGGCGCATCCTGGCGCGGCACGGGCTGGGGAAACGATGA
- a CDS encoding 2-oxoglutarate dehydrogenase E1 component has translation MTASIFQQFASTSALSGGNAAFIEDLYEAWLRDPATVAPAWRQYFDGLKGRAAGDTPHSDAIARIELAQKAAPRAAGAATAAPRTDGLSQKQAGVLRLVTAYRSRGHLAAKLDPLDLAGTYSGVELESLGLVPRPSAPDLDYTFHGLTEADLDTEFETSSVAGPQRLKLRQLVALLKSTYAGSIGAEFMHISDSEQRRWVHEQLERVGGRFALSTDEKKHLLEKLVQADGLERYLHTKYVGQKRFSLEGGDSLIPLLDELVRRGGGDGMKDMVIGMAHRGRLNVLVNILGKPPNKLFDEFEGRFDHPDDPAHSGDVKYHMGFSANVKTPGRTVHLALAFNPSHLEIVDPVVAGSVRARQTHRGDTSREQVVPVLIHGDAAFAGQGVVMELFNMSQADGFKVGGTIHIVINNQVGFTISNPHDARSTLYCTDVAKMVNAPVFHVNGDDPEAVLFVARLAYDYRQKFKRDVVIDLVCYRRHGHNEADEPAATQPLMYQVIRKRPTLRELYGRKLVEQSVMTDESVQAVVDGYRKRLEEGKPIAGVDSDYYDAFAVDWSKHLAGDLTQTVVTGVSKKAMATLCDQILRLPEGMTLHPRVAKIYEDRAKMAKGELPLDWGFAENLAYAAIVADGNDMRLVGQDAGRGTFFHRHAVLHDQKTGKRYTPIDTLRDDDSVEIIDSLLSEEAVMAFEYGFATAEPETLVIWEAQFGDFANGAQVVIDQFISSGEAKWGRLCGIVLLLPHGYEGQGPEHSSARLERYLQLCALENMQVCVPTTPAQMFHMLRRQMLRSCRKPLIVMTPKSLLRHKLAVSTLDDLANGSFQLVIPDSTAKTAKKVKRAVLCSGKVYYDLVEEATKRGVADVAILRVEQLYPFPRPEVSAELAKYPGLKEVVWCQEEPMNQGAWYQIKHHFQAILDPKIAVAYAGRPRSPAPAAGHLATHVVEQAALVEQALVAPLGNDYGLE, from the coding sequence GTGACCGCCAGCATTTTCCAGCAGTTTGCATCCACGTCCGCCCTCTCCGGCGGCAACGCGGCCTTCATCGAAGACCTCTACGAAGCCTGGCTGCGCGATCCGGCCACCGTGGCCCCGGCCTGGCGGCAGTACTTCGACGGACTCAAGGGCCGGGCCGCCGGCGACACCCCGCATTCGGACGCGATCGCCCGCATCGAACTGGCGCAGAAGGCCGCGCCGCGCGCCGCCGGTGCCGCCACCGCGGCGCCGCGGACCGACGGGCTGTCGCAGAAGCAGGCCGGCGTGCTGCGCTTGGTCACCGCCTATCGCTCGCGCGGCCACCTGGCCGCCAAGCTCGACCCGCTCGACCTCGCCGGCACCTATTCCGGCGTCGAGCTCGAATCGCTCGGCCTGGTACCGCGCCCGTCGGCACCGGACCTGGACTACACCTTCCACGGCCTGACCGAGGCCGACCTCGACACCGAGTTCGAGACCAGCTCGGTCGCCGGCCCGCAGCGGCTGAAGCTGCGCCAGCTGGTCGCCCTGCTGAAGTCGACCTACGCCGGCAGCATCGGCGCGGAGTTCATGCACATCTCCGACTCCGAGCAGCGGCGCTGGGTGCACGAGCAGCTCGAGCGCGTCGGCGGCCGCTTCGCGCTCTCCACCGACGAGAAGAAGCACCTCCTCGAGAAGCTGGTCCAGGCCGACGGCCTGGAGCGCTACCTGCACACCAAGTACGTGGGCCAGAAGCGCTTCTCGCTGGAAGGCGGCGACAGCCTGATCCCGCTGCTGGACGAGCTGGTCCGCCGCGGCGGCGGCGACGGCATGAAGGACATGGTCATCGGCATGGCCCACCGCGGCCGCCTCAATGTCCTGGTCAACATTCTCGGCAAGCCGCCGAACAAGCTGTTCGACGAGTTCGAGGGCCGCTTCGACCATCCGGACGACCCGGCCCACTCCGGCGACGTCAAGTACCACATGGGCTTCAGCGCCAACGTCAAGACGCCGGGCCGCACCGTGCACCTGGCGCTGGCGTTCAATCCCTCGCACCTGGAGATCGTCGATCCGGTGGTCGCCGGCTCCGTCCGCGCCCGCCAGACCCACCGCGGCGACACCAGCCGCGAGCAGGTCGTGCCGGTCCTGATCCACGGCGACGCCGCCTTCGCGGGCCAGGGCGTCGTCATGGAGCTGTTCAACATGTCGCAGGCCGACGGCTTCAAGGTCGGCGGCACGATCCACATCGTCATCAACAACCAGGTCGGCTTCACGATCTCCAACCCGCACGACGCGCGCTCGACGCTGTACTGCACCGACGTCGCCAAGATGGTCAATGCGCCGGTGTTCCACGTCAACGGCGACGATCCGGAAGCGGTGCTGTTCGTGGCGCGCCTGGCCTACGACTACCGGCAGAAGTTCAAGCGCGACGTCGTCATCGACCTGGTCTGCTACCGCCGCCACGGCCACAACGAGGCCGACGAACCGGCCGCCACCCAGCCGCTGATGTACCAGGTGATCCGCAAGCGCCCGACGCTGCGCGAGCTCTACGGCCGCAAGCTGGTCGAGCAGAGCGTGATGACCGACGAGAGCGTGCAGGCGGTCGTCGACGGCTATCGCAAGCGGCTGGAGGAAGGCAAGCCGATCGCCGGCGTCGACTCGGACTACTACGACGCCTTCGCGGTGGACTGGTCCAAGCACCTGGCCGGCGACCTCACTCAGACCGTCGTGACCGGTGTCAGCAAGAAGGCGATGGCCACGCTCTGCGACCAGATCCTGCGCCTGCCCGAGGGCATGACGCTGCACCCGCGCGTCGCCAAGATCTACGAGGACCGCGCCAAGATGGCCAAGGGCGAGCTGCCGCTGGACTGGGGCTTCGCCGAGAACCTCGCCTACGCGGCGATCGTCGCCGACGGCAACGACATGCGCCTGGTCGGACAGGACGCCGGACGCGGCACGTTCTTCCACCGCCACGCGGTGCTGCACGACCAGAAGACCGGCAAGCGCTACACGCCGATCGACACGCTGCGCGACGACGACTCGGTCGAGATCATCGACTCGCTGCTCAGCGAAGAAGCGGTGATGGCGTTCGAGTACGGCTTCGCGACGGCCGAGCCGGAGACGCTGGTGATCTGGGAAGCGCAGTTCGGCGACTTCGCCAACGGCGCGCAGGTCGTCATCGACCAGTTCATCTCGTCCGGCGAGGCCAAGTGGGGCCGCCTGTGCGGCATCGTGCTGCTGCTGCCGCACGGCTACGAGGGCCAGGGCCCGGAACACTCCTCCGCGCGGCTGGAGCGCTACCTGCAGCTGTGCGCGCTGGAGAACATGCAGGTCTGCGTGCCGACCACGCCGGCGCAGATGTTCCACATGCTGCGGCGGCAGATGCTGCGCTCGTGCCGCAAGCCGCTGATCGTGATGACGCCCAAGTCGCTGCTGCGCCACAAGCTCGCGGTATCGACGCTCGACGACCTGGCCAACGGCAGCTTCCAGCTGGTGATCCCGGACAGCACCGCCAAGACCGCCAAGAAGGTCAAGCGCGCCGTGTTGTGCTCCGGCAAGGTCTACTACGACCTGGTCGAGGAAGCGACCAAGCGCGGCGTCGCCGACGTGGCGATCCTGCGCGTGGAACAGCTGTACCCGTTCCCGCGCCCGGAGGTGTCGGCCGAGCTGGCCAAGTACCCCGGGCTCAAGGAAGTGGTCTGGTGCCAGGAAGAGCCGATGAACCAGGGCGCCTGGTATCAGATCAAGCATCACTTCCAGGCGATCCTCGATCCGAAGATCGCGGTCGCCTACGCCGGCCGGCCGCGCTCGCCGGCACCGGCGGCCGGCCATCTGGCCACCCACGTCGTCGAGCAGGCGGCCCTGGTCGAACAGGCCCTGGTCGCGCCGCTCGGCAACGACTACGGCCTGGAATGA
- a CDS encoding TfoX/Sxy family protein: protein MANEKIRNVGPKSAAWLRQVGVRTLEDLQRIGPVEAFLKTKRAGFRPSLNLLYSMAGALADCHWTELGDTAKHELIAALEAAEAANPIRNRWEKGAQRSAQRDGDGSAPAAAAEEGDGFGDGDSGVRELTGTHGDFD, encoded by the coding sequence ATGGCCAATGAGAAAATCCGCAACGTCGGTCCGAAATCCGCCGCCTGGCTGCGCCAGGTCGGCGTGCGCACGCTCGAAGACCTGCAGCGGATCGGTCCCGTCGAAGCCTTCCTCAAGACCAAGCGCGCCGGCTTCCGGCCCAGCCTGAACCTGCTCTACTCGATGGCCGGTGCCCTGGCCGATTGCCACTGGACCGAACTCGGCGACACGGCCAAGCACGAACTGATCGCCGCGCTGGAAGCGGCCGAAGCGGCCAATCCGATCCGGAACCGGTGGGAAAAGGGTGCCCAGCGCAGCGCCCAGCGCGACGGCGACGGGTCCGCGCCCGCGGCGGCGGCCGAGGAAGGCGACGGCTTCGGCGACGGTGACAGCGGCGTGCGCGAGCTGACCGGCACCCACGGCGATTTCGACTAG
- a CDS encoding GAF domain-containing protein: protein MFAARSLSGTKAEQYADLATQARGLLHGETDRIANAANFAALVWHALPAINWCGFYFFDGRELVVGPFQGKPACVRIGLGKGVCGTAASTGATQRIDDVHAFPGHIACDAASRSEIVVPLFADGRLLGVWDVDSPQPARFDATDQDGMENLCRIFVESLRG, encoded by the coding sequence ATGTTCGCAGCCCGCTCCCTGTCCGGCACCAAGGCCGAGCAGTACGCCGACCTCGCCACCCAGGCGCGCGGACTGCTGCACGGCGAGACCGACCGGATCGCCAACGCCGCCAACTTCGCCGCTCTCGTCTGGCACGCCCTGCCCGCCATCAACTGGTGCGGCTTCTATTTCTTCGACGGTCGCGAGCTGGTCGTCGGTCCGTTCCAGGGCAAGCCGGCCTGCGTGCGGATCGGCCTCGGCAAGGGCGTGTGCGGCACCGCGGCGTCCACCGGCGCGACCCAGCGGATCGACGACGTGCATGCGTTTCCGGGGCACATCGCCTGCGACGCGGCCTCGCGTTCGGAAATCGTCGTGCCGCTGTTCGCCGACGGCCGCCTGCTGGGCGTATGGGACGTGGACAGCCCCCAGCCGGCCCGCTTCGACGCCACCGACCAGGACGGCATGGAGAACCTGTGCCGGATCTTCGTCGAATCGCTGCGCGGCTGA